CTTCCCGGCTTCATGGACATGCACGTGCACTTTGAGAGCGAAACCAGTCCCAACGCCTACGCAGAGAAACTGTCTTTAAACCAAGGCACCATGGCGTTCAGGGCGGGAAATTACGCAGAAAGAACGCTCATGGCCGGCTTTACCACCGTGCGGGATTTGGGCGGCAGCGGTATCAACATCCAATTGCGCAACGCCATCAACCAGGGCCTCATGCGCGGCCCCAGAATGTTTGTGGTGGGCAAGGCCATTTCGGGCACCGGCGGACACATGGACCCTACCAACGGCTACAATGACCAACTAATGGGAGACCCGGGGCCGGCAGACGGCGTAGCCAACGGCGTGGACGAGTGCCGGAAGGCCGTACGCCAGCAGTACAAAAACGGGGCTGACTTGATCAAGATTGCTGCCACCGGCGGCGTGTTGAGCGTGGCCAAAGACGGATCAGGCCCGCAGTACTCTGAAGAAGAAATAAGAGCCATTGTAGAAACCGCCCATGACCTGGGTATGAAAGTGGCCGTGCACGCCCACGGCGCCGAAGGCATGAAACGCGCCATCCGGGCCGGGGTGACCTCCATTGAGCACGGCACCCTCATGGACGAGGAAACCATGAAACTCATGAAGAAGAACGGCACTTGGTACGTACCCACCCTCACTGCGGGTAAATCTGTGGCAGATTCGGCTAAGATTCCTAACTATTACCCGCCGCTGGTCACGCCCAAAGCCTTAGCCATTGGTCCGCAGTTGCAGGGCACGTTTGCCAAAGCTTATAAGGCTGGGGTGAAAATCGCCTTCGGGACGGACGCCGGAGTCTTCAAGCACGGCAAGAACGCCAAGGAGTTTGAGTACATGGTAGAGGCCGGCATGCCCGCCATGGAAGCCATCAAAGCAGCTACCCTACACGCCGCTGAACTGGTGGGCGCCTCAGACAAATTGGGCTCTGTACAGAAAGGCAAGCTAGCCGACCTTATTGCCGTAGACGGTGATCCTTTACAGGACATCAAAACGCTGCAGCAGGTGTCCTTTGTCATGAAAGACGGAAAAGTGTACAAGCAGTAGCCTGACACCAAGTTAGTTCCCCTAAAAAATCCAAGAAAAAAGCGGAATGAGATAGGGTCAATTCCCTTATCTTTGCCCTCTTATTAGCGTAATAAAACATGAAAAGAATGATCCTCTTGGGCGCTTTCGCCCTTATAAGCGTAGTGGGCGCCCAGGCGCAGACCAACTTTGG
The nucleotide sequence above comes from Nibribacter ruber. Encoded proteins:
- a CDS encoding metal-dependent hydrolase family protein — encoded protein: MKKHFYAVAALVLLAFTSSQTLAQKTYLHCGTLIDGIGDKAQTEMTVIVSGNQILAVEKGYATPEAGAQVIDLKNKTVLPGFMDMHVHFESETSPNAYAEKLSLNQGTMAFRAGNYAERTLMAGFTTVRDLGGSGINIQLRNAINQGLMRGPRMFVVGKAISGTGGHMDPTNGYNDQLMGDPGPADGVANGVDECRKAVRQQYKNGADLIKIAATGGVLSVAKDGSGPQYSEEEIRAIVETAHDLGMKVAVHAHGAEGMKRAIRAGVTSIEHGTLMDEETMKLMKKNGTWYVPTLTAGKSVADSAKIPNYYPPLVTPKALAIGPQLQGTFAKAYKAGVKIAFGTDAGVFKHGKNAKEFEYMVEAGMPAMEAIKAATLHAAELVGASDKLGSVQKGKLADLIAVDGDPLQDIKTLQQVSFVMKDGKVYKQ